From the genome of Pseudomonas sp. TMP9, one region includes:
- a CDS encoding MFS transporter — MTSARRITLLLCGAQTLGMAGFALFAALLPDFQALWGLSNTQAGWIGGGFFLGYMVAVPILTGLTDKYDARQIYLAAMLLTAVANAGFVFADGFWSALAWRVLAGIGMAGTYMLGLKALSERIEGPAQSRAIAIYTASFGLGTALSFILAGELAKVGGWHLPTLLSGVCALLAWAMVYWGLQPKAVVQHAPRKLLDLAPLKSRAVAAYCVAYAVHNLELFALRAWVVAFVVFSGHLQGRDPWLSGTWVAMLVTLIGMPASIFGNELALRFGRQRWLIAVMLSSTMLALFIGLSAALPFWLMLVLVLLYSVTVTADSASLTAGLIAVAPASHRGAAMALYSCTGFSGALLGPLLFGISLDLLGDKSLLGWWAAFTLMGLLLLLGPLALWWAGRAQPNSALLQRAQTL, encoded by the coding sequence CAGACTTTCAGGCGTTGTGGGGGTTGAGCAACACCCAGGCGGGCTGGATCGGAGGCGGTTTCTTTCTCGGCTATATGGTTGCGGTGCCGATTCTCACCGGGCTGACCGACAAATACGATGCGCGGCAGATCTACCTGGCTGCGATGCTGTTAACAGCGGTGGCCAATGCCGGCTTTGTTTTCGCTGATGGCTTCTGGTCGGCGCTGGCCTGGCGGGTGCTGGCAGGGATCGGCATGGCGGGCACTTATATGCTGGGGCTCAAGGCCTTGTCCGAGCGTATCGAGGGGCCGGCGCAATCTCGTGCAATCGCGATTTATACGGCAAGCTTCGGCTTGGGCACGGCGCTGTCTTTTATCCTCGCCGGCGAGTTGGCCAAGGTCGGCGGCTGGCATTTGCCCACCTTGCTCAGCGGCGTGTGCGCGTTGCTGGCCTGGGCGATGGTCTATTGGGGTTTGCAGCCCAAGGCGGTGGTGCAGCATGCGCCGCGCAAACTGTTGGACCTGGCCCCGCTGAAAAGCCGCGCGGTGGCGGCCTACTGCGTAGCTTATGCGGTGCATAACCTTGAGCTGTTTGCCCTGCGCGCTTGGGTAGTGGCCTTTGTGGTGTTTTCGGGTCACTTACAGGGCCGCGATCCCTGGCTCTCTGGCACGTGGGTGGCGATGTTGGTAACCCTGATTGGCATGCCGGCGAGCATCTTCGGTAATGAACTGGCACTGCGTTTCGGCCGGCAACGCTGGCTGATCGCCGTGATGCTCAGTTCGACCATGCTGGCGCTGTTTATCGGTCTCAGTGCTGCCTTACCGTTCTGGCTGATGCTGGTGCTGGTGCTTCTTTACAGCGTCACCGTGACCGCTGATTCAGCGTCATTGACTGCTGGCCTGATAGCCGTTGCACCGGCCAGCCACCGTGGCGCGGCCATGGCGCTGTATTCCTGCACGGGCTTTAGCGGCGCCCTTCTTGGTCCGCTGCTATTCGGCATTAGCCTGGACCTACTGGGCGACAAGAGTCTGCTTGGCTGGTGGGCCGCGTTTACCCTGATGGGTCTGCTACTGCTACTCGGCCCGCTGGCGTTGTGGTGGGCGGGAAGGGCGCAGCCCAACAGCGCCTTACTGCAGCGTGCACAGACTTTATAA
- a CDS encoding Lrp/AsnC family transcriptional regulator — protein sequence MQEKLSPIDRKILRLLQRNADLSAAEIAEKVELSQSPCWRRIHRMQEDGIIERKVALLSHKQLGFSITVFVDIKLSAHGRSNLEEFEKAVVGYPEVLECFTMAGGSDYLLKVVAKDIASYERFLRDHLLQRPHVHEAHSHIAMSEVKRTTELPLD from the coding sequence ATGCAAGAAAAACTCAGCCCCATTGATCGCAAGATTCTCCGCCTGCTGCAACGTAACGCCGACCTCTCAGCCGCCGAGATCGCCGAAAAGGTCGAGTTGTCACAATCGCCTTGCTGGCGGCGGATTCACCGCATGCAGGAAGACGGCATTATCGAGCGCAAGGTGGCCCTGCTCAGCCACAAGCAACTGGGCTTTAGCATCACCGTATTTGTCGACATCAAGCTCTCGGCGCACGGGCGCAGCAACCTGGAAGAATTCGAGAAAGCCGTGGTCGGCTACCCGGAGGTGCTGGAGTGCTTCACCATGGCCGGCGGCTCGGACTACCTGCTCAAGGTGGTGGCCAAGGACATCGCCAGCTACGAGCGCTTTCTGCGCGATCACCTGCTGCAACGCCCGCATGTGCACGAAGCGCACTCGCACATCGCCATGAGCGAGGTGAAGCGCACCACCGAGTTGCCGTTGGATTGA
- a CDS encoding indolepyruvate ferredoxin oxidoreductase family protein: MSLAEIRLDDKYRLATGHLYLTGTQALTRLPMLQKQRDAAHGLNTACFISGYRGSPLGNLDKSLWDAKQYLKDNHIHFQPGVNEELAATSVWGSQQTSLFPGARYDGVFAMWYGKGPGVDRCGDVFKHGNSAGVSEHGGVLLLAGDDHGCKSSSIANQSEHAFIAASIPVLNPANVQEILDYGIIGWALSRYSGCWVALKTIAENVDSSAVVDVDPLRIQVNIPEDFQLPEDGVYIRWPDPPLAQEARLNTYKIYAARAFARANNLNRVMLDSPNPRLGIVTTGKSYLDVRQALDDLGLDETLCAQVGLRVLKVGMSWPLEPVSVHEFAEGLDEILVVEEKRSIIEDQLTGQLYNWPVGKRPVVVGEFDEAGHSLLPNLSELTPAMIARAIAKRLAPIYSSASIDERLAFLAAKEASLAAPKHTTLRTPHFCSGCPHNTSTKLPEGSRAQGGIGCHYMTQWMDRNTDTFTQMGGEGATWIGQAPFTDTPHIFQNLGDGTYFHSGHLAVRAAVAAGVNITYKILYNDAVAMTGGQPIDGELRVDQLSQQVFFEGVKRIALVTDEPEKYPDRSTFAPIVTFHHRRDLDAVQRELREFKGCSVIIYDQTCATEKRRRRKRGKLVDPQKRAFINPAVCEGCGDCSVKSNCLSVLPLETEVGRKREIDQNSCNKDFSCVEGFCPSFVTVHGGSLRKPQAVGLSALFIALPEPRQPTLERPWNILLPGVGGSGVTTVGALLGMAAHIEGKGCSVLDQAGLAQKFGPVITHIRIAAKQDDIFAVRIAAGETDLLLGCDLVVAASEEALAKLNDKIAHAVVNSHEAATAEFTRNPDAQVPGAAMREALLEAVGASKTHFVDASRLATRLLGDSIATNMFMLGFAYQKGLVPVSAEAINKAIELNAVAVQLNQQAFLWGRRAAHDATAVERLAKPEVIEAPRCQTLDEIIADRVVRLTAYQNAAYAERYREQVARVQHVDKSADQALSKAVARYYFKLLAYKDEYEVARLYSDGSFIRQLEAQFSGDYRLEFHLAPSWLSTPDASTGEPRKRQFGAWMLTAFGVLAKFKFLRGTPLDVFGYSAERKMELELIDDYEQSLDYLLKEINADNYRTAVALAELPEQIRGYGHVKERSLAKVREQSSQLKARMLVSEIQAIQLFEPAA; the protein is encoded by the coding sequence ATGTCCCTGGCCGAGATCCGCCTGGATGATAAGTACCGCCTTGCTACCGGTCACCTCTACCTGACCGGCACCCAGGCGCTGACCCGCCTGCCGATGCTGCAGAAGCAACGCGACGCCGCCCATGGCCTGAATACCGCGTGCTTTATTTCCGGCTATCGGGGCTCGCCCTTGGGCAACCTCGACAAGAGCCTGTGGGATGCCAAGCAGTACCTCAAAGACAACCACATCCACTTCCAGCCGGGCGTCAACGAAGAATTGGCTGCCACCTCGGTGTGGGGCAGCCAGCAAACCAGCCTGTTCCCCGGTGCACGCTACGACGGCGTGTTTGCCATGTGGTACGGCAAAGGCCCGGGTGTGGACCGTTGCGGTGATGTGTTCAAGCACGGTAACTCGGCCGGCGTTTCTGAGCACGGTGGCGTGCTGCTGCTGGCCGGCGACGACCATGGCTGTAAATCCTCCAGCATCGCCAACCAGAGCGAGCATGCGTTTATCGCCGCCTCGATTCCGGTGCTTAATCCGGCCAACGTTCAGGAAATTCTCGACTACGGCATCATCGGCTGGGCGCTGTCGCGCTACAGCGGCTGTTGGGTGGCGCTGAAAACCATCGCCGAAAACGTCGATTCCTCCGCCGTAGTGGATGTCGATCCGCTGCGCATTCAGGTAAACATCCCCGAAGACTTCCAGCTGCCGGAAGACGGTGTGTACATCCGTTGGCCCGACCCGCCCTTGGCTCAAGAAGCGCGCCTCAATACCTACAAAATTTACGCCGCCCGTGCTTTTGCTCGAGCGAATAACCTTAATCGGGTGATGCTCGATTCGCCCAATCCGCGTCTGGGGATTGTCACCACCGGCAAGTCCTATTTGGATGTGCGTCAGGCCTTGGATGACCTTGGCTTAGATGAAACGCTGTGCGCTCAAGTGGGGCTGCGCGTGCTCAAGGTTGGCATGAGCTGGCCGCTGGAGCCGGTGTCGGTGCATGAGTTTGCCGAAGGCCTGGATGAAATTCTGGTGGTCGAGGAAAAGCGCAGCATCATCGAAGACCAGCTTACCGGCCAGCTCTACAACTGGCCGGTGGGCAAGCGCCCGGTGGTGGTGGGCGAGTTCGACGAGGCCGGCCATTCGTTGCTGCCGAACCTCTCTGAACTGACGCCGGCGATGATCGCCCGCGCCATCGCCAAACGCCTCGCGCCGATCTACAGCAGTGCCAGCATTGATGAGCGTCTGGCATTTCTCGCCGCCAAAGAAGCCTCGCTGGCAGCGCCCAAACATACCACCCTGCGGACGCCGCATTTTTGCTCCGGCTGCCCGCACAACACCTCGACCAAACTGCCGGAAGGCAGCCGCGCTCAGGGCGGTATCGGTTGCCACTACATGACCCAGTGGATGGACCGTAACACCGACACCTTTACCCAAATGGGCGGCGAGGGCGCGACCTGGATCGGCCAGGCGCCGTTTACCGACACCCCGCACATCTTCCAAAACCTCGGCGACGGCACCTACTTCCACTCCGGCCATCTGGCTGTCCGCGCTGCCGTGGCGGCCGGGGTGAATATCACCTACAAGATCCTCTACAACGATGCGGTAGCGATGACTGGCGGGCAGCCGATTGACGGCGAACTGCGGGTTGACCAACTCAGCCAGCAAGTGTTTTTCGAGGGCGTTAAGCGTATTGCGCTGGTGACCGATGAGCCGGAGAAATACCCGGATCGCAGCACCTTCGCGCCTATCGTCACTTTCCATCATCGCCGCGATCTGGATGCGGTGCAGCGTGAGCTGCGCGAGTTCAAGGGTTGCTCGGTGATCATCTATGACCAGACCTGCGCCACCGAGAAACGCCGTCGGCGCAAGCGCGGCAAGCTAGTCGACCCGCAGAAGCGCGCTTTTATCAACCCGGCGGTGTGCGAAGGTTGTGGTGATTGCAGCGTCAAATCCAACTGCCTGTCGGTGTTGCCGCTGGAAACCGAAGTAGGGCGTAAGCGCGAGATCGACCAGAATTCCTGTAACAAGGATTTCAGCTGCGTTGAGGGCTTCTGCCCAAGCTTTGTCACCGTGCACGGCGGCAGCCTGCGCAAACCGCAAGCGGTGGGTTTGAGTGCGCTGTTTATTGCCTTGCCAGAGCCGCGTCAGCCGACACTTGAGCGGCCTTGGAATATCCTCTTGCCCGGCGTTGGCGGCAGTGGTGTGACCACCGTTGGCGCATTGCTTGGCATGGCTGCGCACATCGAAGGCAAGGGCTGCAGCGTGCTCGATCAAGCCGGCTTGGCGCAGAAATTCGGCCCGGTGATCACCCATATCCGCATTGCCGCCAAGCAGGACGATATCTTTGCTGTGCGTATCGCTGCCGGGGAAACTGACCTGCTGCTGGGTTGCGACTTGGTGGTAGCGGCCAGCGAAGAGGCCTTAGCCAAGCTAAATGACAAGATCGCTCATGCGGTGGTCAACAGCCATGAAGCCGCCACCGCAGAGTTCACCCGTAACCCGGACGCTCAGGTGCCCGGTGCGGCCATGCGTGAAGCGCTGCTCGAAGCGGTGGGCGCGAGCAAGACTCACTTTGTCGATGCCAGCCGCCTGGCCACGCGCCTGCTTGGCGACAGCATCGCCACCAATATGTTTATGCTCGGTTTCGCTTACCAAAAGGGTTTGGTGCCGGTGTCTGCCGAAGCCATCAACAAGGCCATCGAGTTGAATGCGGTGGCTGTGCAACTTAATCAACAGGCGTTTCTTTGGGGCCGTCGTGCCGCCCATGATGCGACCGCCGTTGAGCGCCTGGCCAAGCCTGAGGTGATTGAGGCGCCGCGTTGCCAGACCTTGGACGAAATCATCGCTGACCGCGTGGTACGTCTGACTGCCTACCAGAACGCCGCCTACGCCGAGCGTTATCGCGAGCAGGTGGCGCGTGTGCAGCACGTCGACAAGAGCGCTGATCAGGCGCTGAGCAAGGCCGTGGCGCGTTATTACTTCAAGCTGCTGGCCTACAAGGACGAGTATGAAGTGGCGCGGTTGTACAGCGACGGCAGCTTTATCCGCCAACTGGAGGCGCAGTTCAGCGGCGACTACCGCTTGGAATTCCATCTGGCACCCAGCTGGCTGAGCACGCCGGACGCCAGTACCGGCGAGCCGCGCAAGCGTCAGTTTGGCGCTTGGATGCTCACGGCCTTCGGCGTGCTGGCTAAATTCAAGTTTCTGCGTGGCACACCGCTGGATGTATTCGGCTACAGCGCTGAGCGCAAGATGGAGCTGGAGTTGATCGACGACTATGAGCAGAGCCTGGATTACCTGCTCAAGGAGATCAACGCTGACAACTACCGTACCGCAGTGGCCCTGGCTGAGCTGCCGGAGCAGATCCGCGGCTATGGCCACGTCAAAGAGCGCAGCCTGGCCAAGGTGCGCGAGCAAAGCAGCCAGCTCAAGGCGCGCATGCTGGTCAGCGAGATTCAAGCGATTCAGCTTTTCGAGCCGGCTGCCTAA
- a CDS encoding Glu/Leu/Phe/Val dehydrogenase dimerization domain-containing protein, whose protein sequence is MSVFSHIDFDHHEQVVYGHEKASGLKAIIAIHNSNLGPALGGCRMWNYANDDEALRDVLRLSRGMTYKSALANLPLGGGKAVIIGDPHTGKSAALFQAMGDFVDSLGGRYITAADSGTGVAEMQIMAERTRHVSGAESREAIAGGTRNGDPSPATAFGVFIGIQAAVKHRLQRDDLRGLKVAIQGVGQVGFDLARQLREAGAELWVSDIVEANVRRAVEQLGATAVTQQAIFALDVDVFAPCAMGGIINQQTLEVLRAPIIAGAANNQLADASLAQTLRRNECLYAPDYAINAGGIIDVYYGRSGGSAAQLKAHIEGIGVTLTQIFQRSDAAGKTTTQIADQLAEERFAG, encoded by the coding sequence ATGTCCGTGTTTTCTCATATCGATTTCGACCACCACGAACAGGTGGTCTATGGCCACGAGAAGGCCAGCGGCCTGAAGGCGATTATTGCCATTCATAACAGCAACCTTGGCCCGGCCCTCGGCGGTTGCCGCATGTGGAATTACGCCAATGATGATGAAGCGCTGCGCGATGTGCTGCGCTTGTCGCGCGGCATGACCTACAAATCAGCCTTGGCCAACTTGCCGCTGGGTGGCGGTAAAGCGGTGATTATCGGTGACCCGCACACCGGCAAAAGCGCGGCGCTGTTCCAGGCCATGGGTGATTTTGTCGACAGTCTCGGTGGGCGCTACATCACCGCCGCCGACTCCGGCACCGGGGTTGCAGAAATGCAGATCATGGCTGAGCGTACCCGCCACGTATCCGGTGCTGAATCGCGTGAAGCCATCGCCGGTGGCACGCGCAATGGCGATCCGTCACCGGCCACGGCTTTTGGGGTGTTTATCGGTATTCAAGCAGCGGTCAAACACCGTTTGCAGCGTGATGATTTGCGCGGCCTCAAAGTAGCGATTCAAGGCGTCGGGCAGGTGGGCTTTGATCTCGCCCGGCAATTGAGGGAAGCCGGTGCCGAGCTGTGGGTAAGCGATATTGTCGAGGCCAATGTGCGCCGTGCTGTCGAGCAACTGGGCGCAACTGCCGTCACCCAGCAGGCGATTTTTGCCTTGGATGTCGATGTGTTCGCACCGTGCGCCATGGGCGGCATCATCAACCAACAAACCCTGGAGGTCCTGCGCGCGCCGATTATCGCCGGGGCTGCCAACAACCAGTTGGCCGATGCCAGCCTGGCGCAAACGCTGCGCCGTAACGAGTGCTTGTATGCGCCGGATTACGCCATTAATGCCGGCGGTATTATTGATGTCTACTACGGCCGCAGCGGCGGCAGCGCCGCGCAACTTAAGGCGCATATCGAGGGGATTGGCGTGACGCTAACGCAGATATTCCAGCGCTCAGATGCAGCCGGTAAAACTACCACGCAGATTGCCGACCAGCTGGCCGAAGAGCGCTTCGCCGGCTAA
- the gdhA gene encoding NADP-specific glutamate dehydrogenase translates to MIESVELFLSRLKQRDPDQPEFHQAVEEVLRSLWPFLEANPHYLQAGIVERMVEPERVVMFRVSWVDDAGRVKVNRGYRVQMNSAIGPYKGGLRFHPSVNLGVLKFLAFEQVFKNSLTSLPMGGGKGGSDFNPKGKSDNEVMRFCQAFMSELYRHIGADVDVPAGDIGVGGREIGYMFGQYKRLANQFTSVLTGKGISYGGSLIRPEATGYGCVYFAQQMLKRIDRGVEDQRVAISGSGNVAQYAAQKVIELGGMVISMSDSEGTLHTPDGLSEEQWQHLMELKNVRRGRLSEMAAHFNLNFLGGQRPWHLACDIALPCATQNELDAEDARTLLSNGCFCVAEGANMPSTLEAVDLFIDAGICFAPGKASNAGGVATSGLEMSQNAMRLNWTAGEVDERLHSIMQSIHSACVRYGEENGRINYVKGANIAGFVKVADAMLAQGVV, encoded by the coding sequence ATGATCGAATCCGTAGAGCTTTTCCTCTCCCGCCTAAAGCAGCGTGACCCTGATCAGCCTGAGTTTCATCAGGCCGTGGAAGAGGTGCTGCGTTCGCTGTGGCCATTCCTAGAAGCCAACCCGCATTATCTGCAGGCGGGCATCGTTGAGCGCATGGTCGAGCCGGAGCGGGTGGTCATGTTCCGTGTGTCTTGGGTTGATGATGCCGGGCGCGTCAAGGTCAACCGTGGCTACCGGGTGCAGATGAACAGTGCCATTGGCCCCTACAAGGGCGGGCTGCGCTTCCACCCGTCGGTCAACCTCGGCGTGCTCAAGTTCCTTGCCTTCGAGCAAGTGTTCAAGAACTCGCTGACTTCACTGCCCATGGGCGGCGGCAAGGGCGGCTCGGACTTCAACCCGAAGGGCAAAAGCGACAACGAAGTGATGCGCTTCTGTCAGGCCTTTATGAGCGAGCTGTACCGCCACATCGGTGCTGATGTGGACGTGCCGGCCGGTGACATTGGCGTTGGCGGCCGCGAGATTGGCTATATGTTCGGTCAGTACAAGCGCCTGGCTAACCAGTTCACCTCAGTGCTGACCGGCAAAGGCATCAGCTACGGCGGCAGCCTAATCCGCCCGGAAGCCACCGGTTACGGCTGCGTGTACTTCGCTCAGCAAATGCTCAAGCGCATTGATCGTGGCGTTGAGGACCAGCGTGTGGCCATCTCTGGCTCGGGCAACGTGGCGCAATACGCTGCGCAAAAGGTCATTGAGTTGGGCGGCATGGTCATCTCCATGTCCGACTCTGAAGGCACCCTGCACACCCCGGACGGCCTGAGCGAAGAACAGTGGCAGCACCTGATGGAGCTGAAGAACGTGCGCCGCGGACGCCTTAGCGAAATGGCCGCGCACTTCAATTTGAACTTCCTTGGCGGTCAGCGCCCTTGGCACTTGGCGTGCGATATCGCCCTGCCATGCGCCACGCAAAACGAGCTGGATGCCGAAGACGCCCGCACGCTGCTGAGCAATGGCTGCTTCTGTGTGGCCGAAGGCGCCAACATGCCGTCGACCCTGGAAGCGGTGGACCTGTTTATCGACGCCGGCATTTGCTTCGCACCCGGCAAAGCCTCGAACGCCGGCGGCGTAGCCACCAGCGGTTTGGAGATGAGCCAGAACGCCATGCGCCTGAACTGGACGGCGGGTGAGGTGGACGAGCGCCTGCACAGCATCATGCAAAGCATCCACAGCGCGTGCGTGCGCTACGGCGAAGAGAACGGTCGGATCAACTACGTCAAAGGCGCCAACATCGCCGGCTTCGTTAAAGTCGCCGATGCCATGCTGGCCCAGGGTGTGGTTTAA
- the uraH gene encoding hydroxyisourate hydrolase: MNLLKTLFVGAVLSGLSSLALAAGNPLSVHVLNLQDGLPSPEVSVTLEKQDGKSWDMLNSGVTNEQGRIPALYPADKALEKGTYRVTFKTGEWFKKHATASFFPEVPVIFEVDGTVPHYHIPLLLSPYGFSTYRGN; the protein is encoded by the coding sequence ATGAATCTGCTGAAAACTCTATTTGTCGGCGCTGTACTGAGCGGCCTCTCCTCCCTGGCCTTGGCCGCTGGCAACCCGCTAAGCGTGCACGTACTGAACCTGCAAGACGGCCTGCCTTCACCTGAAGTCAGCGTGACCCTGGAAAAGCAGGACGGTAAAAGCTGGGACATGCTCAACAGCGGCGTGACCAACGAACAAGGCCGCATCCCGGCCCTATACCCGGCAGACAAGGCGTTGGAAAAAGGCACCTACCGCGTCACGTTTAAGACCGGTGAGTGGTTCAAAAAGCACGCCACGGCGAGCTTCTTCCCAGAAGTACCGGTGATCTTCGAAGTAGACGGCACCGTGCCGCACTACCACATTCCGCTGCTGCTCAGCCCTTACGGCTTCTCGACTTATCGCGGTAACTAA
- a CDS encoding heme-binding protein, with the protein MHLRSAATLSLLALAMASSTTWAANEPQVAQRQDVTLALANDLLNATLAACHADGRTGVAAVVDRGGNLVAVQRDDNVGPHNTLAAQRKAFTALSTKTATRLLSERARNNPDAENLNTLDELLLLGGGVPLKVGDQVIGAIGVAGAGGAEIDEGCALKAIAQILPSTH; encoded by the coding sequence ATGCACCTTCGCAGCGCCGCTACCCTGTCACTACTCGCACTGGCCATGGCCTCTTCTACCACTTGGGCCGCCAATGAGCCGCAGGTTGCTCAACGTCAGGACGTCACCCTGGCCTTGGCCAATGACTTGCTCAACGCCACGCTGGCCGCTTGCCATGCTGACGGCCGCACCGGCGTGGCGGCGGTGGTTGACCGTGGCGGCAACCTGGTTGCCGTGCAGCGTGACGATAACGTCGGCCCGCACAACACCCTCGCGGCGCAGCGCAAAGCATTCACCGCGCTGTCGACCAAAACCGCGACGCGCCTGCTGTCTGAGCGTGCTCGCAATAACCCCGATGCTGAGAACCTCAACACCCTCGACGAGCTGCTGTTGCTCGGCGGCGGTGTGCCTTTAAAGGTCGGCGATCAGGTGATCGGTGCCATCGGTGTCGCCGGTGCCGGCGGCGCTGAGATTGATGAAGGCTGCGCCCTGAAAGCCATTGCTCAAATTTTGCCCTCCACACACTAA
- a CDS encoding heavy metal response regulator transcription factor yields MRILLVEDEVKTADYLCKGLSESGYRVEVALNGLDGQHLVQEHEFDLIILDVMLPGLDGWQLLQIIRRKLQTPVLFLTARDAVEDRVKGLELGADDYLVKPFSYAELLARVRTLLRRGPPREVEQFQIADLHLDLLRRKVTRNGDRLTLTNKEFALLHLLLSREGEVLSRTLIASHVWQMNFDSDTNVVDVAIRRLRAKVDDPYPLKLIHTVRGMGYMLEAQS; encoded by the coding sequence ATGCGAATTCTGCTCGTTGAAGACGAAGTAAAAACGGCGGACTACCTGTGCAAGGGTCTGAGCGAATCGGGCTATCGGGTGGAGGTGGCCCTTAACGGCTTGGATGGTCAGCATCTGGTGCAAGAGCACGAGTTTGACCTGATCATTCTTGACGTCATGCTGCCCGGCCTGGATGGCTGGCAGCTGTTGCAGATCATCCGGCGCAAGCTGCAAACGCCGGTGCTGTTTCTCACGGCGCGCGATGCCGTGGAAGACCGGGTTAAAGGCTTGGAGCTGGGTGCGGATGATTACCTGGTCAAACCCTTTTCCTACGCTGAGTTGCTGGCGCGGGTGCGCACCTTGCTGCGCCGTGGCCCGCCGCGTGAGGTTGAGCAGTTTCAGATCGCCGACCTGCACCTAGACCTGTTGCGGCGCAAGGTCACCCGCAATGGCGATCGCCTGACCCTGACCAACAAAGAGTTTGCCCTGCTGCACCTGCTGCTCAGCCGCGAAGGTGAAGTGTTGTCGCGCACCCTGATTGCCTCTCATGTGTGGCAGATGAATTTCGACAGCGACACCAATGTGGTCGACGTCGCCATCCGCCGGTTACGCGCCAAAGTTGATGACCCCTATCCGCTCAAGCTGATCCATACCGTGCGCGGCATGGGCTACATGCTGGAGGCGCAGTCGTGA
- a CDS encoding heavy metal sensor histidine kinase, whose protein sequence is MRLWPRALSVKLALMFALVSALLLGAIGFYLYQSLQREIAWRDDQALLGRLERMQALLDDSESIEALRRRPQLYENMLGNRDSLLWIVDDAGHRLIEINPGVLPLPALPAAQQVMLGDSAGSEPLRLAWLDVNRGDRRLTLIAGKLLSEREQMLAAYRLKLWLALSVGALLAFGLGWLVSVRGLRPVRQLATRAAAIDVQHLHLRLDEFKDVSELQALSHALNQMLARLEDGFAQLSRFSEDLAHEMRTPLSNLMGHAQQTLARSRPLDEYQNLLVSNLEEYERLARMIDSMLFLARTEQANASINQQTLDLHELLEQLCEYFEGTAQESAMALLNQASGTLTADPQLLRRALANLLANALRYGAADNTVTISSRLQDGVCEISVHNAGPAIAAEHLPRLFERFYRCDPSRNQPDDSGGLGLAIVRSIMQAHGGRVSVISNETGTRFSLLFPLTKA, encoded by the coding sequence GTGAGGCTGTGGCCGCGCGCGCTAAGCGTAAAACTGGCGTTGATGTTCGCGTTGGTTAGCGCGCTGTTATTGGGTGCAATTGGCTTTTACCTGTACCAATCGCTGCAGCGCGAAATCGCCTGGCGTGACGACCAGGCACTGCTCGGCCGGTTGGAACGCATGCAAGCCTTGCTCGATGACAGCGAGAGCATCGAAGCCCTGCGCCGTAGGCCGCAGCTTTATGAAAATATGCTGGGCAACCGCGACAGCCTGCTGTGGATAGTCGACGACGCCGGGCACCGGCTGATCGAGATCAACCCCGGCGTATTGCCGCTGCCAGCATTGCCGGCCGCGCAGCAAGTGATGCTCGGCGACAGCGCGGGCAGCGAGCCATTGCGCCTGGCTTGGCTGGATGTAAACCGTGGCGATCGTCGCCTGACCCTGATTGCCGGCAAGTTGCTCAGCGAGCGTGAGCAGATGCTCGCGGCCTATCGCCTCAAGCTTTGGCTGGCCTTATCTGTGGGTGCGTTATTGGCCTTTGGGCTGGGCTGGTTGGTCAGCGTGCGCGGCTTGCGTCCGGTGCGGCAACTGGCAACGCGCGCCGCCGCCATTGACGTGCAGCACCTGCACCTGCGCCTGGATGAGTTTAAAGACGTCAGCGAGTTACAGGCGCTCAGCCACGCCCTTAACCAAATGCTCGCGCGCTTAGAAGACGGCTTCGCCCAGCTCTCGCGCTTCTCCGAAGACCTGGCCCACGAGATGCGCACCCCGCTGAGCAACCTGATGGGCCACGCGCAGCAAACCCTGGCGCGGAGCCGCCCGCTGGATGAATATCAGAACCTGCTGGTGTCTAACCTTGAGGAATATGAGCGGCTGGCGCGAATGATCGACAGCATGCTGTTTCTCGCACGTACCGAGCAGGCCAATGCCTCGATCAACCAGCAAACGCTCGATTTGCACGAGTTGCTCGAACAGCTCTGCGAGTACTTCGAAGGCACCGCGCAAGAGAGCGCCATGGCGCTGCTCAACCAGGCCAGCGGCACGCTAACCGCCGACCCACAATTATTACGTCGCGCCCTGGCCAACCTGCTGGCCAATGCACTGCGCTACGGTGCAGCGGACAATACGGTGACGATCAGCAGCCGGCTGCAGGACGGCGTCTGTGAAATCAGCGTGCATAACGCCGGCCCTGCGATTGCCGCCGAACACCTGCCACGCCTGTTCGAGCGCTTCTACCGCTGCGATCCGTCACGCAACCAACCGGACGACTCTGGCGGCTTGGGTCTGGCCATCGTGCGCTCGATCATGCAGGCGCATGGCGGGCGGGTCAGCGTTATCAGTAATGAGACGGGCACACGCTTTAGCTTGCTGTTTCCTTTAACCAAGGCTTGA